A window of the Lactuca sativa cultivar Salinas chromosome 7, Lsat_Salinas_v11, whole genome shotgun sequence genome harbors these coding sequences:
- the LOC111904113 gene encoding protein transport protein Sec61 subunit beta: MALNGAAPPRGSAAATAANLRRRRTGGTGAAAGGTAGNMLQFYTDDAPGLKISPNVVLVMSIGFIAFVAVLHVMGKLYFVRREA, from the coding sequence ATGGCTTTGAACGGAGCAGCTCCACCACGAGGAAGTGCAGCAGCCACTGCGGCCAACTTGCGAAGGAGGAGGACAGGCGGCACTGGGGCGGCAGCAGGCGGCACAGCCGGAAACATGCTCCAGTTTTACACAGATGATGCACCTGGATTGAAGATATCTCCAAATGTTGTTCTTGTGATGAGCATTGGGTTCATTGCTTTTGTTGCAGTTCTTCATGTCATGGGTAAGCTCTACTTTGTTCGTAGAGAGGCTTAA